One stretch of Excalfactoria chinensis isolate bCotChi1 chromosome 2, bCotChi1.hap2, whole genome shotgun sequence DNA includes these proteins:
- the ABCB8 gene encoding mitochondrial potassium channel ATP-binding subunit — protein sequence MAAVPHRPELRDGAGFGGARRSGLRGLGRRWRRRSVKLRLPHRPFRGAAMLLLCAGRAGCGLRAVRAALLSCRNGGSALRSAPRPAPRPVPLLAPRPAPLLLPAGLALGCVGAALGAAARCQESDGSHGRPVPAAVPAAPRPEPEFQWAAFWALLRPQLLALSAAVVLALGAALLNVQIPVLLGQLVDVVARGARTHMEGYLRAARPPALRLLSLYSLQALLTFGYIALLSRVGEQVAASMRKALFVSLLRQDVAFFDAHRTGQLVARLTADVQEFKSSFKLIISQGLRSSTQAAGCVVSLYLLSPRLTLLLLLVLPALVSAGAALGSVLRALSRQAQEQVAKATGVADEVLGNVRTVRAFAMEEQQARLYCAEAERSSAMSQRLGLGIAAFQGLSNLALNGIVLGTIFVGGSLMAGDQLSPGDLMSFLVASQTVQRSLANISILFGQVVRGLSAGARVFEFMTLEPQVPLRGGDTIPSHSLLGHVAFRNVSFSYPTRPGHPVLQDFSLTLPPGETVAIVGPSGGGKSTVAALLERFYEPTRGSITLDGWDIASLDPSWLRGRVIGFISQEPVLFGTTIMENIRFGKPGASDEEVFAAARLADADGFIRSFPDGYGTVVGERGAALSGGQRQRVALARALLKAPAVLLLDEATSALDAEAERAVQAALEKAARGRTVLLIAHRLSTVRGANRIVVLAGGRVAEVGTHEELLRRGGLYAQLMRQQAAEKRGEE from the exons ATGGCCGCGGTCCCGCACCGCCCGGAGCTGCGGGACGGGGCCGGCTTTGGGGGCGCGCGGCGCTCCGGGCTGCGGGGTCTCGGCCGGAGGTGGCGGCGCCGCTCGGTGAAGCTCCGCCTCCCGCACCGCCCCTTCCGCGGGGCcgccatgctgctgctgtgtgcgggGCGGGCGGGCTGCGGGCTGCGGGCGGTGCGGGCGGCGCTGCTCAG CTGCAGGAATGGGGGATCCGCGCTCCGCTCCGCACCGCGTCCCGCACCGCGTCCCGTGCCGCTCCTCGCTCCGCGCCCCGCACCGCTGCTGCTCCCGGCGGGGCTGGCGTTGGGCTGCGTGGGGGCGGCGCTGGGGGCGGCAGCGCGGTGCCAGGAGAGCGATGGGAGCCACGGCCGCCCCGTCCCCGCCGCCgtccccgccgccccgcgccccgaACCCGAGTTCCAATGGGCCGCCTTCTGGGCGCTGCTTCGCCCGCAGCTCCTCGCGCTGTCGGCGGCCGTCGTG ctcGCCCTGGGTGCGGCGCTGCTCAATGTGCAGATCCCGGTGCTGTTGGGGCAGCTGGTGGACGTGGTGGCCCGTGGGGCACGGACCCACATGGAGGGGTACCTGCGTGCCGCCCGCCCCCCCGCGCTGCGCCTGCTCAGCCTCTACAGCCTGCAG GCCCTGCTGACCTTCGGGTACATTGCGCTGCTGTCCCGCGTTGGGGAGCAGGTGGCTGCCAGCATGAGGAAGGCTCTCTTTGTGTCCCTGCTGCG GCAGGACGTGGCGTTCTTTGACGCTCACCGCACGGGGCAGCTGGTGGCTCGGCTGACGGCCGACGTGCAGGAGTTCAAGTCCTCCTTTAAGCTCATCATCTCGCAG GGCCTGCGCAGCAGCACGCAGGCTGCAGGCTGCGTCGTGTCCCTCTACCTGCTGTCCCCCCGCCtcacgctgctgctgctgctggtgctgcccgCCCTGGTGAGCGCCGGCGCCGCGCTGGGCTCCGTGCTGCGGGCGCTGTCCCGCCAGGCGCAGGAACAG GTGGCCAAAGCCACCGGGGTGGCTGATGAGGTGCTGGGCAACGTGCGCACCGTGCGCGCCTTCGccatggaggagcagcaggccAG GCTGTACTGCGCCGAGGCCGAGCGCTCCAGTGCAATGAGCCAACGGCTGGGGCTGGGAATCGCCGCCTTCCAGGGGCTGTCCAACCTGGCACTGAACG GCATCGTGCTGGGGACCATCTTTGTGGGCGGCTCGCTGATGGCTGGGGATCAGCTCTCTCCTGGTGACCTCATGTCGTTCCTGGTGGCCTCACAGACAGTGCAGAG GTCCCTGGCGAACATCTCCATCCTCTTTGGGCAG GTGGTGCGTGGGCTGAGCGCTGGCGCCCGCGTCTTCGAGTTCATGACATTGGAGCCTCAAGTGCCGCTGCGGGGGGGGGACACCATCCCCAGCCACTCACTGCTGGGCCACGTCGCCTTCCGGAACGTCTCCTTCAG CTACCCCACGCGCCCCGGGCACCCCGTGCTGCAGGACTTCAGCCTCACGCTGCCCCCCGGTGAGACCGTGGCCATCGTGGGACCCTCGGGAGGAG GGAAGTCGACGGTGGCGGCGCTGCTGGAGCGCTTCTATGAGCCCACCCGGGGCAGCATCACGCTGGACGGCTGGGACATCGCCTCGTTGGACCCCTCGTGGCTGCGCGGCCGGGTCATCGGCTTCATCAGCCAG GAGCCGGTTCTGTTCGGCACCACCATCATGGAGAACATCCGCTTCGGCAAACCGGGCGCGTCGGACGAGGAGGTTTTCGCGGCCGCCCGCCTGGCCGACGCCGACGGCTTCATCCGCTCGTTCCCCGACGGTTACGGCACCGTGGTGGGCGAGCGCGGCGCGGCGCTGTCCGGAGGGCAACGGCAACGCGTGGCTTTGGCCAGGGCGCTGCTGAAGGCTCcggccgtgctgctgctggacgAAGCCACGAGCGCTTTGGACGCGGAGGCGGAGCGCGCGGTGCAGGCGGCGCTGGAGaaggcggcgcggggccggacGGTGCTGCTCATCGCGCACCGCCTCAGCACCGTGCGGGGAGCGAACCGCATCGTGGTGCTGGCGGGGGGACGCGTGGCCGAG GTCGGCACGCACGAGGAGCTGCTGCGGCGCGGCGGGTTGTACGCGCAGCTGATGAGGCAGCAGGCGGCGGAGAAACGCGGAGAGGAATAA
- the SLC4A2 gene encoding anion exchange protein 2, whose amino-acid sequence MSRSPVTSELHHIVSSAFDSPEPPAPGTASPPLAEEEEKDLNKALGVERFEEILSDAHPRSVEEPGRIYGEEDFEYHRQSSLHIHHPLSAHLPPDARRKKGVPKKGRKKRGRAAAPGENPPIEEGEEDEEEAGDTETERSAEELRGGSGEGVQFFLQEDEVTERRAEEPPAAPAPPGPTAEPHGAAAPAAASPGAEEGRAAESGAVAEDGGSPGRPAGRAQPGHRSYNLHERRRIGSMTGAEQAQYQKVPTDESEAQTLASADLDYMKSHRFEDVPGVRRHLVRKSAKAQVVHVGKEHREHSARPRRSDRQPHEVFVELNELVLDKNQELQWKETARWIKFEEDVEEETDRWGKPHVASLSFRSLLELRKTLSHGAVLLDLDQKTLPGVAHQVVEQMVITDQIRAEDRANVLRALLLKHSHPSDEKEFSFPRNISAGSLGSLLVHHHSTNHVGEGSEPAVTEPLIAGHGAEHDTRVDVEREREVPTPAPPAGITRSKSKHELKLLEKIPDNAEATVVLVGCVEFLDQPTMAFVRLQEAVELDSVLEVPVPVRFLFVLLGPSSTHMDYHEIGRSISTLMSDKQFHEAAYLADDRHDLLTAINEFLDCSVVLPPSEVQGEELLRSVAHFQREMLKKREEQERRLLLEPKSPEEKALLKLKVAEDEDEDDPLRRTGRPFGGLIRDVRRRYPHYLSDFRDALNPQCIAAVIFIYFAALSPAITFGGLLGEKTQDLIGVSELIISTSLQGVLFCLLGAQPLLVIGFSGPLLVFEEAFFTFCTSNGLEYLVGRVWIGFWLILIVLLMVACEGSFLVRFVSRFTQEIFAFLISLIFIYETFSKLGKIFQEHPLHGCIQPNSTAWTNGTAASNGTAQRGAAKVTGQPNTALLSLVLMAGTFFIAFFLRKFKNSRFFPGRIRRLIGDFGVPIAILVMVLVDYSIRDTYTQKLSVPSGFSVTAPDKRGWVINPLGERSDFPVWMMVASGLPAVLVFILIFMETQITTLIISKKERMLRKGSGFHLDLLLIVAMGGFFALFGLPWLAAATVRSVTHANALTVMSKAVAPGDKPKIQEVKEQRVTGLLVAVLVGLSIVIGELLRQIPLAVLFGIFLYMGVTSLNGIQFYERLQLLLMPPKHHPDVPYVKKVRTLRMHLFTGLQLACLAVLWAVMSTVASLAFPFILILTVPLRMCLLSRIFTDREMKCLDADEAEPILDEREGVDEYNEMPMPV is encoded by the exons ATGAGCCGCTCCCCGGTGACCTCCGAGCTGCACCACATCGTCTCCTCCGCCTTCGACAGC CCCGAGCCGCCCGCGCCGGGCACCGCTTCGCCGCCGCTGGCcgaggaagaggagaaggacCTGAACAAGGCGCTGGGCGTGGAGCGCTTCGAGGAGATCCTGAGCGACGCGCACCCGCGCAGCGTGGAGGAGCCGGGCCGCATCTACGGGGAGGAGGACTTCGAGT ACCACCGGCAGTCCTCGCTGCACATCCACCACCCGCTGTCCGCGCATCTGCCGCCCGACGCGCGCCGCAAGAAGGGGGTCCCCAAAAAGGGCAGGAAGAAGCGCGGGCGAGCGGCCGCCCCCGGGGAGAATCCCCCCATCGAGGAGGGcgaggaggatgaggaggaggcGGGCGACACCGAGACGGAGCGCTCGGCCGAGGAGCTGCGGGGCGGCTCCGGAGAGGGCGTGCAG ttcttcctgcaggaggACGAGGTGACCGAGCGCCGTGCGGAGGAGCCCCCGGCAGCCCCGGCACCGCCCGGCCCCACGGCGGAGCCCCACGGAGCCGCGGCCCCCGCGGCAGCCAG CCCCGGCGCCGAGGAGGGCCGCGCGGCCGAGAGCGGCGCCGTCGCCGAGGATGGCGGCTCCCCCGGGCGCCCCGCGGGCAGGGCGCAGCCCGGACACCGCAGCTACAACCTGCACGAACGGCGCCGCATCGGCAGCATGACGGGAGCGGAGCAGGCGCAGTATCAGAAGGTGCCCACGGATGAATCCGAGGCGCAGACGTTGGCGTCGGCCGACCTGGACTACATGAAGA GTCACCGCTTCGAGGACGTGCCCGGCGTGCGGCGGCACCTGGTGCGGAAGAGCGCCAAGGCGCAGGTGGTGCACGTCGGGAAGGAGCACCGCGAGCACAGCGCGCGGCCGCGCAGGTCCGACCGGCAGCCCCACGAG GTGTTCGTGGAGCTGAACGAGCTGGTGCTGGACAAGAaccaggagctgcagtggaaggAGACGGCGCGTTGGATCAAGTTCGAGGAGGACGTGGAGGAGGAGACGGACCGCTGGGGGAAGCCGCACGTGGCCTCGCTGTCGTTCCGCAGCCTGTTGGAGCTGCGCAAGACGCTGTCCCACG GCGCGGTGCTGCTGGACCTGGACCAGAAGACGCTGCCGGGCGTGGCGCACCAGGTGGTGGAGCAGATGGTCATCACCGACCAGATCCGGGCCGAGGACCGGGCCAACGTGCTGCGCGCGCTGCTGCTCAAGCACAG CCACCCGAGCGACGAGAAGGAGTTCTCGTTCCCGAGGAACATCTCGGCCGGCAGCCTGGGCTCCCTGCTGGTGCATCACCACAGCACCAACCACGTGGGGGAGGGCAGCGAGCCGGCCGTCACGGAGCCCCTCATCGCCGGGCACGGCGCCGAGCACGACACGCGCGTGGACGTGGAGCGGGAG CGTGAGGTCCCGACCCCCGCACCCCCTGCCGGCATCACCCGCTCCAAGTCCAAGCACGagctgaagctgctggagaagatcCCCGACAACGCCGAGGCCACCGTGGTGCTCGTGG GCTGCGTGGAGTTCCTGGACCAGCCCACCATGGCCTTTGTGCGGCTGCAGGAGGCGGTGGAGCTGGACTCGGTGCTGGAAGTGCCCGTCCCCGTGCGCTTCCTCTTCGTGCTGCTGGggcccagcagcacccacatgGACTACCACGAGATTGGGCGCTCCATCTCCACCCTCATGTCTGACAAG CAATTCCACGAGGCCGCCTACCTGGCTGACGACCGGCACGACCTGCTGACGGCCATCAACGAGTTCCTGGACTGCAGCGTGGTGCTGCCGCCCTCCGAGGTGCAGGGCGAGGAGCTGCTGCGCAGCGTGGCGCACTTCCAGCGTGAGATGCTGAAGAAGCGCGAGGAGCAGGagaggaggctgctgctggagcccaAATCCCCCGAGGAGAAAG CGCTGCTGAAGCTGAAGGTGGCTGAGGACGAGGATGAGGACGATCCCCTGCGGCGCACAGGGCGGCCGTTCGGGGGGCTGATCCGGGACGTGCGGCGCCGATACCCCCATTACCTGAGCGACTTCAGGGACGCGCTGAACCCGCAGTGCATCGCCGCCGTCATCTTCATCTACTTCGCCGCGCTGTCCCCGGCCATCACCTTTGGGGGGCTGCTGG GGGAGAAGACGCAGGACCTGATCGGGGTGTCGGAGCTGATCATCTCCACGTCGCTGCAGGGCGTGCTGTTCTGCCTGCTGGGTGCGCAGCCCCTGCTCGTCATCGGCTTCTCGGGGCCGCTGCTCGTCTTTGAGGAGGCCTTCTTCACG ttctgcaCGTCCAACGGGCTGGAGTACCTGGTGGGGCGCGTGTGGATCGGCTTCTGGCTCATCCTGATCGTGCTGCTGATGGTGGCCTGCGAGGGCAGCTTCCTGGTGCGCTTCGTCTCGCGCTTCACCCAGGAGATCTTCGCCTTCCTCATCTCCCTCATCTTCATCTACGAGACCTTCTCCAAGCTGGGCAAG ATCTTCCAGGAGCATCCCTTGCACGGCTGCATTCAGCCCAACAGCACCGCGTGGACCAACGGCACCGCAGCATCCAACGGCACGGCGCAGCGCGGGGCTGCCAAGGTGACGGGGCAGCCCAACACGGCGCTGCTCTCCCTGGTGCTCATGGCCGGCACCTTCTTCATCGCCTTCTTCCTGCGCAAGTTCAAGAACAGCCGCTTCTTCCCCGGACGG ATCCGGCGCCTCATCGGGGACTTTGGGGTGCCCATCGCCATCCTGGTGATGGTGCTGGTGGACTACAGCATCCGCGACACCTACACGCAG AAGCTGAGCGTGCCCAGCGGGTTCTCGGTGACGGCCCCCGATAAGCGGGGCTGGGTGATCAACCCGCTGGGCGAGAGGAGCGACTTCCCGGTGTGGATGATGGTGGCCAGCGGCCTCCCCGCCGTCCTCGTCTTCATCCTCATCTTCATGGAGACGCAGATCACCAC GCTGATCATCAGCAAGAAGGAGCGGATGCTGCGGAAGGGCTCCGGGTTCCACCTCGACCTGCTGCTCATCGTGGCCATGGGAGGCTTCTTTGCGCTCTTCGGGCTGCCCTGGCTCGCGGCCGCCACCGTGCGCTCCGTCACACACGCCAACGCCCTGACGGTCATGAGCAAAGCGGTGGCGCCGGGGGACAAGCCCAAGATCCAGGAGGTGAAGGAGCAGCGCGTCACCGGGCTGCTGGTGGCCGTGCTGGTCG GGCTGTCCATCGTCATCGGGGAGCTGCTGCGCCAGATCCCGCTGGCTGTGCTCTTCGGGATCTTCCTCTACATGGGCGTCACCTCCCTGAACGGCATCCAGTTCTACGAgcggctgcagctgctgctgatgcCCCCCAAGCACCACCCCGACGTCCCCTATGTCAAAAAG GTGCGCACGCTGCGCATGCACCTCTTCACCGGGCTGCAGCTGGCGTGCTTGGCCGTGCTCTGGGCCGTCATGTCCACCGTGGCTTCCCTGGCCTTCCccttcatcctcatcctcaccGTGCCGCTCCGCATGTGCCTGCTGAGCCGCATCTTCACCGACCGCGAGATGAAGTGT ctgGATGCGGACGAGGCCGAACCCATCCTGGACGAGCGGGAAGGCGTGGATGAGTACAACGAGATGCCGATGCCGGTGTGA
- the ASIC3 gene encoding acid-sensing ion channel 3 isoform X2 → MAAVPGAGAGGAPGLAAFARSCSVHGLRHIFAPGAAAPHRLLWAGAFAASLGAFLLQAGGHVGRYGGYPRVTVLDEAESRSLAFPAVTFCNYNRARRSRLTADDVFWVGTELLAVPRRDFSRYLRALGLPHDLNGFFPSKTYDLAAFYQRAGHDVADMLLRCRFRGRECGPENFTAIFTRLGKCYTFNSGQPGTELLTTLQGGAGNGLELMLNIQQEEYLPVWGDTDETSYEAGVKVQIHSQQEPPFIDQLGFGVAPGFQTFVSCQQQRLVYLPPPWGDCKATPIESDFFTNYSLTACRLDCETRYLAENCNCRMVHMPGNANVCTPEQYKECADPALDFLVKKDSEYCACRTPCDTVRYGKELSMVKIPSKASARYLARKFNKTEQYIADNVLVLDIFFEALNYEMIEQKKAYEVAGLLGDIGGQMGLFIGASLLTILEIFDYLYEVFRDKLVGFYKDKKRMRRSSSTTLEHPAVPGSPAAALPPRTPVGPCAATRTVSPSPRTCYLVTRL, encoded by the exons ATGGCGGCGGTGCCGGGTGCCGGAGCCGGCGGTGCCCCCGGGCTGGCGGCGTTCGCCCGCTCGTGCTCCGTGCACGGCCTGCGCCACATCTTCGCGCCCggcgccgccgccccgcaccgcctGCTGTGGGCCGGAGCCTTCGCGGCCTCGCTGGGCGCCTTCCTGCTGCAGGCGGGGGGGCACGTCGGCCGCTACGGCGGCTACCCCCGCGTCACCGTGCTGGACGAGGCCGAGAGCCGCTCGCTCGCCTTCCCCGCCGTCACCTTCTGCAACTACAACCGCGCGCGGCGCTCCCGGCTGACCGCCGACGACGTGTTCTGGGTGGGCACCGAGCTGCTGGCCGTGCCGCGCCGAGACTTCTCCCGCTACCTGCGGGCTCTGGGGCTGCCCCACGACCTGAACGGCTTCTTCCCCAGCAAGACCTACGACCTGGCCGCCTTCTACCAGCGCGCCGGGCACGACGTGGCGGACATGCTGCTGCGCTGCCGCTTCCGTGGCCGGGAGTGCGGCCCCGAGAACTTCACCGCC ATCTTCACCCGCCTGGGCAAGTGCTACACCTTCAACTCGGGGCAGCCGGGCACGGAGCTGCTGACCACGCTGCAGGGCGGCGCGGGAAACGGGCTGGAGCTGATGCTCAACATCCAGCAGGAGGAATACCTGCCCGTCTGGGGGGACACGG ACGAGACGTCGTACGAGGCGGGGGTGAAGGTGCAGAtccacagccagcaggagcCGCCTTTCATCGACCAGTTGGGCTTCGGGGTGGCACCCGGCTTCCAGACCTTCGTGTCGTGCCAGCAGCAGCGG CTGGTTTATCTCCCGCCGCCCTGGGGGGACTGCAAGGCCACCCCCATCGAGTCCGACTTCTTCACCAACTACAGCCTCACCGCCTGCCGCCTGGACTGCGAGACGCGCTACCTGGCCGAGAACTGCAACTGCCGCATGGTGCACATGCCCG GCAACGCCAACGTGTGCACGCCGGAGCAGTACAAGGAGTGCGCGGACCCCGCGCTGG ATTTCCTGGTGAAGAAGGACAGCGAGTACTGCGCGTGCCGCACGCCGTGCGATACCGTGAGATACGGGAAGGAACTTTCCATGGTGAAGATCCCCAGCAAAGCGTCCGCGCGGTACCTGGCCAGGAAGTTCAACAAGACGGAGCAGTACATCGC GGACAACGTGTTGGTGCTGGACATCTTCTTCGAGGCGCTCAACTACGAGATGATCGAGCAGAAGAAAGCCTACGAGGTGGCGGGGCTGCTGGGGGACATCGGGGGGCAGATGGGGCTGTTCATTGGCGCCAGCCTGCTGACCATCCTGGAGATCTTCGACTACCTGTACGAG GTGTTCCGGGACAAGCTGGTCGGCTTCTACAAGGACAAGAAGCGGATGCggcgcagcagcagcaccacccTG GAACATCCCGCCGTGCCGGGCAGCCCCGCCGCCGCGCTGCCACCCAG GACGCCCGTCGGGCCCTGCGCAGCCACGCGGACCGTGTCGCCTTCGCCCCGCACCTGCTACCTCGTCACCCGGCTGTAG
- the CDK5 gene encoding cyclin-dependent kinase 5, with the protein MQKYEKLEKIGEGTYGTVFKAKNRETHEIVALKRVRLDDDDEGVPSSALREICLLKELKHKNIVRLHDVLHSDKKLTLVFEFCDQDLKKYFDSCNGDLDPEIVKSFMYQLLKGLAFCHSRNVLHRDLKPQNLLINRNGELKLADFGLARAFGIPVRCYSAEVVTLWYRPPDVLFGAKLYSTSIDMWSAGCIFAELANAGRPLFPGNDVDDQLKRIFRLLGTPTEEQWPAMAKLPDYKPYPMYPATTSLVNVVPKLNATGRDLLQNLLKCNPVQRISAEEALQHPYFTDFCPP; encoded by the exons ATGCAGAAGTACGAGAAGCTGGAGAAGATCGGGGAAG GTACGTACGGAACCGTGTTCAAGGCCAAGAACCGAGAGACGCACGAGATCGTGGCGCTGAAACGGGTGAGGCTGGACGATGACGACGAG GGCGTGCCCAGCTCCGCGCTGCGGGAGATCTGcctgctgaaggagctgaagcACAAGAACATCgtcag GCTGCACGACGTGCTGCACAGCGACAAGAAGCTGACTCTGGTCTTTGAGTTCTGCGACCAG GACCTCAAGAAGTACTTTGACAGCTGCAACGGGGACCTGGACCCTGAGATCGTGaag TCCTTCATGTACCAGCTGCTGAAGGGCCTCGCGTTCTGCCACAGCCGCAACGTCCTGCACAGGGACCTGAAGCCGCAGAACCTCCTCATTAACAGG AACGGGGAGCTGAAGCTGGCAGACTTTGGCCTGGCGCGGGCCTTCGGCATCCCGGTGCGCTGCTACTCAGCAGAG GTGGTCACGCTGTGGTACCGCCCCCCGGACGTGCTGTTTGGTGCCAAGCTGTACTCCACCTCCATCGACATGTGGTCGGCCGGCTGCATCTTCGCAG AGCTGGCCAACGCGGGGCGGCCGCTCTTCCCAGGGAACGACGTGGATGACCAGCTGAAGAGGATCTTCCG GCTGCTGGGCACCCCCACGGAGGAGCAGTGGCCGGCCATGGCCAAGCTGCCCGACTACAAG CCCTACCCCATGTACCCcgccaccacctccctggtcaACGTGGTGCCCAAGCTGAATGCCACCGGCCGGGACCTGCTGCAG AACCTGCTGAAGTGCAACCCGGTGCAGCGGATCTCAGCGGAGGAGGCCCTGCAGCACCCTTACTTCACGGACTTCTGCCCCCCCTAA
- the ASIC3 gene encoding acid-sensing ion channel 3 isoform X1, with translation MGAVGMVESHAAFRGGCRAVRPADPLCAPAPRRPPRERTAVPSGGRGAASPSAAASASVPARSQRRRGLPSPPAEDAVSGATSGGSGAPTPAGGDPSRRRALRLRDPRVTPPSLPGGGRFRSLCGPPGSPSASRPGMKLRDGAAFPSLPSSPPGGGGAGGARHGSSRSSHPAPQAEGGGPGKRGGGAPRPRCGKAAGSAAATASRWPRTLRGRSGAGFGAGGGPSRGDGAGAGGSMRGGGEGAEPRSRLRAFASSSSLHGISHIFAYGAALRRALWGAFFLGALGLLLMVCAERVAYFLTYPHVTKLDEVAAHNLTFPAITICNLNEFRFSKITRNDMYHVGELLALLNERYEISNPQLAEPAVLAALRDKANFKNFKAKPFSMAEFYNRTGHDLADMLLQCSFRGAGCSARNFSVIFTRLGKCYTFNSGQPGTELLTTLQGGAGNGLELMLNIQQEEYLPVWGDTDETSYEAGVKVQIHSQQEPPFIDQLGFGVAPGFQTFVSCQQQRLVYLPPPWGDCKATPIESDFFTNYSLTACRLDCETRYLAENCNCRMVHMPGNANVCTPEQYKECADPALDFLVKKDSEYCACRTPCDTVRYGKELSMVKIPSKASARYLARKFNKTEQYIADNVLVLDIFFEALNYEMIEQKKAYEVAGLLGDIGGQMGLFIGASLLTILEIFDYLYEVFRDKLVGFYKDKKRMRRSSSTTLEHPAVPGSPAAALPPRTPVGPCAATRTVSPSPRTCYLVTRL, from the exons ATGGGGGCGGTGGGGATGGTGGAGTCCCACGCCGCTTTCCGGGGTGGGTGTCGCGCCGTGCGCCCCGCAGACCCACTTTGTGCCCCCGCACCACGCCGTCCTCCTCGGGAGAGGACCGCCGTCCCCAGCGGTGGTCGCGGGGCCGCCTCGCCATCCGCTGCCGCATCTGCCTCCGTCCCAGCCCGCTCACAGCGGCGCCGGGGCCTTCCGAGCCCCCCGGCTGAGGATGCGGTCAGCGGTGCCACGAGCGGAGGCAGCGGGGCCCCAACACCCGCGGGGGGAGACCCGTCCCGGCGCCGGGCTCTGAGGCTGAGGGACCCCCGGGTCACCCCTCCTTCGCTCCCGGGTGGGGGACGGTTCCGGTCCCTCTGCGGGCCCCCCGGGAGCCCCTCTGCCTCACGCCCGGGGATGAAGCTTAGGGACGGGGCTGCGTTTCCATCCCTCCCGTCGTCGCCgcctgggggtgggggggcgggAGGAGCTCGGCACGGCTCCTCCCGGAGCTCCCACCCCGCACCCCAGGCGGAAGGCGGCGGACCGgggaagaggggggggggggcaccgcGCCCCCGCTGCGGGAAAGCCGCGGGCAGCGCAGCCGCAACCGCATCCCGGTGGCCGCGGACGCTCCGGGGCCGCTCCGGGGCCGGGTTCGGGGCCGGGGGCGGTCCCTCCCGCGGCGATggggcgggggcgggcggcAGCATgaggggcggcggggagggcgCGGAGCCGCGGTCGCGGCTGCGGGCGTTCGCTTCCAGCTCGTCGCTGCACGGCATCAGCCACATCTTCGCGTACGGAGCGGCGCTGCGCCGGGCGCTGTGGGGCGCGTTCTTCCTGGGCgcgctggggctgctgctgatggtgTGCGCCGAGCGCGTCGCCTATTTCCTCACCTACCCGCACGTCACCAAACTGGACGAGGTGGCCGCGCACAACCTCACCTTCCCGGCCATCACCATCTGCAACCTCAACGAGTTCCGCTTCTCCAAGATCACCCGCAACGATATGTACCAcgtgggagagctgctggcGCTGCTCAACGAGCGCTACGAGATCAGCAACCCGCAGCTGGCCGAGCCGGCCGTGCTGGCCGCGCTGCGCGACAAGGCCAACTTCAAGAACTTCAAGGCCAAACCCTTCAGCATGGCCGAGTTCTACAACCGCACCGGGCACGACCTGGCCGacatgctgctgcagtgctccttCCGCGGCGCCGGCTGCTCCGCACGCAACTTCAGCGTG ATCTTCACCCGCCTGGGCAAGTGCTACACCTTCAACTCGGGGCAGCCGGGCACGGAGCTGCTGACCACGCTGCAGGGCGGCGCGGGAAACGGGCTGGAGCTGATGCTCAACATCCAGCAGGAGGAATACCTGCCCGTCTGGGGGGACACGG ACGAGACGTCGTACGAGGCGGGGGTGAAGGTGCAGAtccacagccagcaggagcCGCCTTTCATCGACCAGTTGGGCTTCGGGGTGGCACCCGGCTTCCAGACCTTCGTGTCGTGCCAGCAGCAGCGG CTGGTTTATCTCCCGCCGCCCTGGGGGGACTGCAAGGCCACCCCCATCGAGTCCGACTTCTTCACCAACTACAGCCTCACCGCCTGCCGCCTGGACTGCGAGACGCGCTACCTGGCCGAGAACTGCAACTGCCGCATGGTGCACATGCCCG GCAACGCCAACGTGTGCACGCCGGAGCAGTACAAGGAGTGCGCGGACCCCGCGCTGG ATTTCCTGGTGAAGAAGGACAGCGAGTACTGCGCGTGCCGCACGCCGTGCGATACCGTGAGATACGGGAAGGAACTTTCCATGGTGAAGATCCCCAGCAAAGCGTCCGCGCGGTACCTGGCCAGGAAGTTCAACAAGACGGAGCAGTACATCGC GGACAACGTGTTGGTGCTGGACATCTTCTTCGAGGCGCTCAACTACGAGATGATCGAGCAGAAGAAAGCCTACGAGGTGGCGGGGCTGCTGGGGGACATCGGGGGGCAGATGGGGCTGTTCATTGGCGCCAGCCTGCTGACCATCCTGGAGATCTTCGACTACCTGTACGAG GTGTTCCGGGACAAGCTGGTCGGCTTCTACAAGGACAAGAAGCGGATGCggcgcagcagcagcaccacccTG GAACATCCCGCCGTGCCGGGCAGCCCCGCCGCCGCGCTGCCACCCAG GACGCCCGTCGGGCCCTGCGCAGCCACGCGGACCGTGTCGCCTTCGCCCCGCACCTGCTACCTCGTCACCCGGCTGTAG